From the Excalfactoria chinensis isolate bCotChi1 chromosome 1, bCotChi1.hap2, whole genome shotgun sequence genome, one window contains:
- the C1H21orf140 gene encoding uncharacterized protein C21orf140 homolog, with amino-acid sequence MQRFVNPLLRHTVPRGCFDDASKTQCLQYLRALRALQRNGFNTIFLGETNIPESLITGEKIAEDASLRWPIWTLVHAGSSQGWVPWNYKLLLRNELSSQNQNGVFQELCDSLTTSYGKCVIVTRDKRQLTGVGAKNSKEQEMGLLPSVPPVTYMSSIKCCPETARANGHELLAVPPSYTYLYPMDVAWSSLKWFIINNRRDFALRSVEHTHSYRCILFSDLIIKGIEKMTPNKWKIVINRVKKWENYYLDSLS; translated from the coding sequence ATGCAGCGCTTCGTAAACCCGCTTCTCAGGCACACAGTTCCTAGGGGATGCTTTGATGATGCTTCAAAGACACAGTGCTTGCAGTATTTAAGAGCTCTGAGGGCACTGCAGCGTAATGGTTTCAACACTATCTTCTTAGGGGAAACAAATATTCCAGAAAGTCTtataacaggagaaaaaatagcTGAGGATGCCAGCCTACGATGGCCAATATGGACACTTGTTcatgctggcagcagccaaggGTGGGTGCCATGGAATTACAAACTGCTGTTAAGAAATGAACTCTCCAGTCAAAATCAGAATGGTGTCTTTCAGGAGTTGTGTGATTCTCTGACCACGTCCTATGGGAAATGCGTAATTGTGACAAGAGATAAAAGACAGCTGACAGGTGTAGGGGCAAAGAACAGCAAGGAGCAGGAGATGGGATTGCTGCCTTCAGTCCCACCAGTAACCTACATGTCCAGCATCAAGTGTTGCCCTGAGACTGCTAGAGCCAATGGCCATGAGCTTCTTGCTGTGCCTCCATCTTACACCTACCTCTATCCAATGGATGTTGCCTGGTCTTCTCTGAAATGGTTTATTATAAACAACAGGAGGGACTTTGCCCTGAGGTCTGTTGAGCATACCCACTCCTACAGATGTATCCTCTTCAGTGATCTGATTATTAAAGGAATAGAGAAGATGACCCCGAACAAATGGAAGATAGTGATTAACAGAgtgaagaaatgggaaaactaCTACCTTGACTCACTTTCTTAA